From a single Clupea harengus chromosome 24, Ch_v2.0.2, whole genome shotgun sequence genomic region:
- the LOC116219228 gene encoding keratin, type I cytoskeletal 13-like → MSYRTANRSSSVSLSGGYQRRISAVCAPSVYGGAGGSNVRVSYASGTRSGFDLTQALSGGSDFSIGHSEKATMQNLNDRLGSYLEKVRFLETSNAKLELQIREWYEKRTVVITDYSKYQAVIDDLRRKLNIAGQDNARILLQIDNAKLAAEDFKVKYENEFAMRQSVEADICGLRKVLDELTMVRSDLEMQIEGLREELVYLKKNHQEEMASVRAQMSSSSVDVEVDAAPSEDTARVLEEMRSQYEAITEKNRRDMEIWYKGKFDELNKQVTTSTEVLQTSHTEISELRRTMQSMEIELQSQLSLKSAMEGTLRETESRYSTQLSQLQVMINSLECELGQMRTDIERQGQEYRMLLDIKTRLEMEIAEYRRLLDGEEIQRTTVVKVVEVEVVKPEPVITKRVRTIVEEMVDGKVVSREEDVDVEVIKS, encoded by the exons ATGAGTTACCGCACAGCCAACAGGAGCTCCTCCGTGTCACTGTCAGGTGGCTACCAAAGGCGCATCTCCGCCGTCTGCGCCCCGAGTGTCTACGGCGGCGCCGGTGGCAGCAATGTCCGCGTTTCTTACGCATCGGGAACCCGGAGCGGCTTTGACCTCACTCAGGCTCTCAGCGGAGGCTCAGACTTCAGCATAGGTCACAGTGAGAAGGCTACTATGCAGAATCTGAATGACCGTCTGGGCAGTTACCTGGAGAAGGTGCGCTTTCTGGAGACCAGCAATGCCAAGCTGGAGCTTCAGATTCGGGAGTGGTACGAGAAGAGAACCGTAGTGATAACGGACTACAGCAAATACCAAGCAGTCATTGACGACCTGCGCAGAAAG CTAAACATCGCTGGTCAAGACAATGCAAGGATCCTGTTACAGATCGACAACGCCAAACTTGCTGCTGAAGACTTCAAAGTCAA GTATGAGAACGAGTTCGCCATGCGCCAGTCTGTCGAGGCTGACATCTGCGGCCTCAGAAAGGTTCTGGACGAGCTGACCATGGTCCGCTCCGACCTGGAGATGCAGATCGAGGGCCTGAGGGAGGAGCTGGTCTACCTCAAGAAGAACCACCAGGAG GAAATGGCTTCCGTGCGGGCTCAGATGTCATCCAGCTCGGTGGACGTGGAGGTGGATGCGGCGCCCTCTGAGGATACGGCCCGCGTCCTGGAGGAGATGCGCAGCCAGTATGAAGCCATCACCGAGAAGAACCGACGCGATATGGAGATCTGGTATAAGGGGAAG TTCGACGAGCTCAACAAGCAGGTGACCACCAGCACAGAAGTCCTCCAGACGTCCCATACCGAGATCAGCGAGCTGCGGAGAACCATGCAGTCCATGGAGATCGAGCTGCAGTCTCAGCTCAGTCTG AAATCAGCCATGGAGGGGACTTTGAGGGAAACAGAGTCTCGCTACAGCACCCAGCTGAGCCAGCTGCAGGTCATGATCAATAGCCTGGAGTGTGAGCTCGGCCAGATGCGCACTGATATCGAGAGGCAGGGCCAGGAGTACAGGATGCTGCTGGACATCAAGACCAGGCTGGAGATGGAGATCGCAGAGTACAGGAGGCTGCTGGACGGAGAGGAAATTCA GCGAACAACCGTCGTAAAGGTCGTTGAGGTCGAAGTTGTCAAAC CTGAGCCAGTGATAACCAAGAGGGTGCGGACCATTGTGGAGGAAATGGTGGACGGAAAGGTGGTCTCCCGTGAGGAGGACGTTGACGTGGAGGTGATAAAGAGCTAG